The following are encoded in a window of Sphingobium sp. AP49 genomic DNA:
- a CDS encoding MFS transporter has protein sequence MSTSATTLPTAQAPAALSRFAILLMAVACGTMVANLYYAQTLIDVIGPEIGMSAGVAGLITTLTQLGYGLGIILVVPLADLFENRRIVLVSAVATVLGCIAIAVSNGPATFLIASVMTGVGATGVQVLIPLASHLAPPERQGRVVGTVMSGLLFGIMLSRPIASFLAGSMGWRATFLLSAGVIALVAIALLIACPQRRPKGGMHYGEVLASTFSQLGKYRVVRMRAFYQASMFAAFNLFWTAAPLSLIHDFGLGHNGIGAFALAGAGGALVAPVAGWLADRRLTGPASLGALIALAIGFLLADWTVAAGSLIGFTIMAVLIDAAVQVSQITGQKLIFSLDPHARGRINAAYMTVMFVVGALGSVIGSTTYEAGGWSLSAIAGAAIGGVAALVFILFDRGASATR, from the coding sequence ATGTCGACATCTGCCACTACCCTTCCCACCGCGCAGGCGCCCGCCGCGCTGTCCCGCTTTGCCATATTGCTGATGGCGGTCGCGTGCGGGACGATGGTGGCCAACCTCTATTATGCCCAGACGCTGATCGACGTGATCGGGCCGGAAATCGGCATGTCGGCGGGGGTCGCAGGCCTCATCACCACGCTGACGCAGCTGGGCTATGGCCTGGGCATCATCCTGGTCGTGCCGCTGGCCGACCTGTTCGAGAATAGGCGGATCGTGCTGGTATCGGCGGTGGCGACGGTGCTGGGCTGTATCGCCATCGCCGTTTCCAATGGCCCGGCGACCTTCCTGATCGCCTCCGTCATGACCGGCGTCGGCGCGACCGGCGTGCAAGTGCTGATCCCCCTCGCCTCCCATCTGGCCCCGCCCGAGCGCCAGGGGCGCGTGGTCGGCACGGTGATGAGCGGCCTGCTGTTCGGCATCATGCTGTCGCGGCCGATCGCCAGCTTTCTCGCCGGATCGATGGGCTGGCGCGCGACCTTCCTGCTGTCGGCCGGGGTGATTGCGCTGGTCGCGATCGCGCTGCTGATCGCCTGTCCGCAGCGCCGGCCCAAGGGCGGCATGCATTATGGCGAAGTGCTGGCCTCCACCTTCTCGCAGCTTGGCAAATATCGCGTCGTGCGGATGCGCGCCTTCTACCAGGCGTCGATGTTCGCGGCGTTCAACCTGTTCTGGACCGCCGCGCCGCTGAGCCTGATCCATGACTTTGGCCTGGGCCATAATGGCATCGGCGCCTTCGCGCTGGCGGGTGCCGGCGGCGCGCTGGTGGCCCCGGTGGCGGGCTGGCTGGCCGATCGGCGGCTGACCGGCCCGGCCTCGCTCGGCGCGCTGATTGCGCTCGCCATCGGCTTCCTGCTGGCGGACTGGACGGTGGCGGCGGGCAGCCTGATCGGCTTCACCATCATGGCGGTGCTGATCGATGCGGCGGTGCAGGTCAGCCAGATCACCGGGCAGAAGCTGATCTTCTCGCTCGACCCGCATGCCCGCGGCCGGATCAATGCAGCCTATATGACGGTGATGTTCGTGGTGGGGGCACTGGGATCGGTGATCGGGTCGACCACCTATGAAGCGGGCGGCTGGAGCCTGAGCGCGATCGCCGGTGCGGCGATCGGCGGCGTGGCCGCGCTGGTCTTCATCCTGTTCGACCGGGGCGCCAGCGCCACGCGCTGA